The Chryseobacterium suipulveris genome window below encodes:
- a CDS encoding c-type cytochrome — MKKLLLTAAAGTLFLVSCGPKSNAVTGPKYTSANDFAKGQTIFENSCNKCHALPDPKKHDDKGWIRTLSRMAPKAKLTDDQHQLVYDYLISVNGR, encoded by the coding sequence ATGAAAAAGTTGCTTCTAACTGCTGCGGCGGGAACGCTATTTTTAGTCTCCTGCGGTCCGAAATCCAATGCGGTAACCGGTCCGAAATACACTTCGGCAAACGATTTTGCAAAAGGACAAACCATTTTCGAAAATTCCTGCAACAAATGCCACGCTTTGCCGGATCCCAAAAAACACGACGACAAGGGCTGGATCAGAACTTTGAGCAGAATGGCGCCGAAAGCCAAACTAACCGACGACCAGCATCAGTTGGTTTACGATTACCTGATCTCGGTAAACGGGAGATAA
- the sufD gene encoding Fe-S cluster assembly protein SufD: MALLENIQNNFTEFLSALKSSSLDENRKSAINKFFQLGFPTKKDEEYRFTNLKEITEKNYSFFPKPEHSISQSQIDELHLGEEDFDWITFINGKYTAEFSKVTAENVEISTLENTLNDFQNQPEFQQFFNTIADQKLAFTNLNLAYVNNGIFIKVPKNATVEKPIHVFYLSQNQPENTFYNIRNLLIAEESSNIEIIESHHNFDGSFVLTNTVTEIFSGKNAKTDWHKLQNDSDTSYMIDHTFAKQERDSLTTVNTFSFGGKIVRNNLDFIHNGQNINSFMNGITIIGNEQLVDHHTAVHHNEPNCESYQNYKGIFKDKSHGVFNGKVFVDKVAQKTNAYQQNNNVLLNEGATIDTKPQLEIFADDVKCSHGCTVGQLNDDALFYLRARGISKKEAQAMLLYAFANDAMENIDIEPLKVKISKLLAEKLEVDLAFEEIF; this comes from the coding sequence ATGGCTTTATTAGAAAACATACAGAACAATTTCACGGAATTTCTTTCCGCGCTGAAAAGTTCATCTTTAGACGAAAACCGGAAATCAGCGATCAACAAATTCTTTCAACTCGGCTTCCCGACGAAGAAAGATGAGGAATACCGCTTTACCAACCTCAAGGAAATCACCGAAAAGAACTACAGCTTTTTCCCAAAACCGGAACATTCCATATCGCAAAGTCAGATCGACGAACTTCATCTTGGTGAAGAAGATTTCGACTGGATTACGTTCATCAACGGAAAATATACTGCAGAGTTTTCAAAAGTTACCGCGGAAAATGTAGAGATTTCAACCCTTGAAAATACGTTGAACGATTTCCAGAACCAGCCGGAATTTCAGCAGTTTTTCAATACCATCGCTGACCAGAAACTTGCCTTCACTAATCTGAATCTCGCTTATGTGAACAACGGAATTTTCATTAAAGTTCCGAAAAATGCTACGGTTGAAAAACCCATCCATGTTTTCTATCTTTCTCAGAATCAGCCAGAAAACACATTTTACAATATCAGAAACCTATTGATTGCCGAGGAAAGCTCAAACATCGAAATCATCGAAAGCCACCATAATTTCGACGGAAGTTTCGTGTTGACCAACACGGTTACAGAAATTTTTTCCGGCAAAAACGCCAAAACCGATTGGCACAAACTGCAGAACGATTCCGACACTTCCTACATGATCGACCACACTTTCGCCAAGCAGGAACGCGACAGTCTCACCACCGTGAACACGTTCAGTTTCGGTGGAAAAATTGTGAGAAACAACCTCGACTTCATTCATAATGGCCAGAATATCAACTCGTTCATGAACGGAATCACCATCATCGGAAACGAGCAGTTGGTGGATCACCACACCGCGGTGCACCACAATGAGCCGAATTGCGAATCCTACCAAAACTACAAGGGAATATTCAAAGACAAATCACACGGCGTTTTCAACGGGAAAGTTTTCGTGGACAAAGTCGCACAGAAAACCAACGCTTACCAACAGAATAACAACGTGTTACTGAACGAGGGAGCGACCATAGACACCAAACCGCAGCTTGAGATCTTTGCCGACGATGTAAAATGTTCGCACGGCTGTACCGTGGGTCAGCTCAACGACGACGCCTTATTTTATTTGAGAGCGAGAGGAATTTCCAAGAAAGAAGCACAGGCGATGCTGCTCTACGCTTTCGCCAACGATGCAATGGAAAACATTGACATTGAACCACTTAAAGTAAAAATTTCAAAACTTTTAGCGGAGAAATTAGAAGTAGATTTGGCTTTCGAAGAAATTTTTTAG
- the sufC gene encoding Fe-S cluster assembly ATPase SufC, whose protein sequence is MLQIKNLHAKIEEGVEILKGINLQINPGEVHAIMGPNGAGKSTLSAVIAGKEDYEITDGEINFEGENIIEDAPEERAHKGIFMSFQYPVEIPGVSVTNFIKAAINENRKAKGEEDMGAKEMLGLIRENSEKLGIKKDFLARSLNEGFSGGEKKRNEIFQMLMLNPKLAILDETDSGLDIDALRIVADGVNSFKNEGNAVLLITHYQRLLDYIQPDFVHVLADGKIIKTGDKNLALELEEKGYDWLLN, encoded by the coding sequence ATGTTACAAATCAAAAACTTACACGCCAAAATCGAAGAGGGCGTAGAAATTTTAAAGGGAATAAACCTACAGATCAATCCGGGCGAAGTTCACGCGATTATGGGTCCGAACGGTGCGGGAAAATCCACTCTTTCCGCAGTAATTGCCGGAAAAGAGGATTACGAAATTACCGATGGAGAAATTAATTTCGAAGGAGAAAACATCATCGAAGATGCTCCCGAAGAAAGAGCCCACAAAGGAATCTTTATGTCGTTCCAATATCCTGTGGAAATTCCGGGAGTTTCGGTGACCAATTTCATCAAAGCCGCCATCAACGAAAACCGAAAAGCAAAAGGTGAAGAAGATATGGGCGCAAAAGAAATGCTCGGTCTGATTCGCGAAAACTCAGAAAAGCTGGGAATCAAGAAAGATTTTCTCGCGCGTTCGCTGAACGAAGGATTTTCCGGTGGAGAGAAAAAAAGAAACGAAATCTTTCAGATGTTGATGCTCAATCCCAAACTCGCGATCCTCGACGAAACCGATTCAGGACTCGACATCGACGCACTGAGAATCGTTGCAGACGGCGTGAACTCCTTTAAAAACGAAGGAAACGCAGTTCTTCTGATCACCCATTATCAGCGGCTTTTAGATTATATCCAACCCGATTTCGTACACGTTTTAGCAGATGGAAAAATCATCAAAACCGGCGACAAAAACCTCGCGCTGGAACTGGAGGAAAAAGGGTACGATTGGCTTTTAAACTAG
- a CDS encoding DNA repair protein RecN, producing MLNRIFIQNFALIDSLELDLHQGLQVITGETGAGKSIILGALRLILGERADTKSIQNSETKSIVEAEFNLNENFRKFFDENDLDFEEHTVIRREILPTGKSRAFVNDVPATLETLKILSSKLIDIHSQFETSNLFDEEYQFKIIDGLSKNKTLISTYQKDFQEYKKLQKDLIALKNQLSEGNKESDYKTFLLNELIESNLDEVDLDELQNQLNRQENAEAITENLSNIFTKLDLEEIGILDSFNDIKSKLGKVASLSHEFSLLHQRLEENFVEFKDIIFELQNEAEKIETDSEILSDLNFKLNRINSLLLKHNVNSVAELREIRDELSGEQSGFAELEQYIQESENKLEETTSLLEKHSAELSKNRKKSAPIFIQKTESLLKKLGLEKAKIEVELTDSATFNEFGKERIQLLFQANSGFPLKPIQSAISGGESSRVMLSIKKLMAENAELPTLILDEIDTGVSGKVAQEMGNVMKEMSENMQLIVITHLAQVASKGDNNYKVVKQDVSGKTQSNIIPLNSGEKLQEIAQLLSGSKITEAALNQAEELMK from the coding sequence ATGCTGAACAGGATTTTCATACAAAATTTTGCACTGATCGATTCACTGGAACTGGATCTGCATCAAGGTCTGCAGGTAATCACAGGAGAAACCGGGGCAGGAAAATCTATTATCCTCGGTGCTTTGCGGTTGATTTTGGGCGAAAGAGCCGACACAAAATCCATCCAGAATTCTGAAACTAAAAGTATCGTTGAAGCAGAATTTAACCTCAACGAAAACTTTAGAAAATTCTTTGACGAAAACGATCTCGACTTCGAGGAACACACCGTAATTCGGCGGGAAATTCTTCCAACCGGAAAGTCCCGTGCGTTTGTGAATGATGTACCCGCAACTTTGGAAACGCTGAAAATCCTTTCATCAAAGCTGATCGATATTCATTCACAGTTTGAAACTTCCAATCTTTTTGACGAGGAATATCAGTTCAAAATCATCGACGGACTTTCGAAAAACAAAACGCTGATCTCAACTTACCAGAAAGATTTTCAGGAATATAAAAAACTTCAGAAAGATTTAATCGCGCTTAAAAACCAGCTTTCCGAAGGAAACAAGGAAAGCGACTATAAAACCTTTTTGTTGAATGAATTGATAGAATCCAACCTCGACGAAGTTGATTTGGATGAACTTCAGAATCAGCTCAACCGCCAGGAAAACGCGGAAGCCATCACAGAAAATCTCTCAAATATCTTTACCAAGCTTGATTTGGAGGAAATCGGAATTTTGGATTCATTCAACGACATCAAAAGCAAACTCGGAAAAGTTGCTTCACTTTCACACGAGTTTTCTTTGCTTCATCAAAGATTGGAGGAGAATTTTGTCGAGTTTAAAGATATTATCTTTGAACTTCAAAATGAGGCAGAAAAGATTGAAACCGATTCGGAAATTTTATCGGATTTGAATTTCAAGCTCAACAGAATCAATTCTTTACTTCTAAAACATAATGTAAACTCAGTTGCCGAACTCAGGGAGATTCGCGACGAGCTTTCCGGTGAGCAAAGCGGTTTCGCCGAGTTAGAACAATATATCCAGGAAAGCGAAAATAAACTGGAGGAAACCACTTCCCTTCTCGAAAAACATTCTGCCGAACTTTCAAAAAACCGAAAAAAGTCGGCTCCAATTTTCATCCAGAAAACGGAGAGTCTCCTGAAAAAACTCGGTCTCGAGAAAGCAAAAATCGAAGTTGAATTAACCGATTCCGCAACATTCAACGAATTCGGAAAAGAGAGAATCCAGCTTTTGTTTCAAGCCAATTCAGGATTTCCGTTAAAGCCGATTCAAAGTGCAATTTCCGGCGGCGAAAGTTCGAGAGTGATGCTTTCCATTAAGAAATTGATGGCGGAAAACGCTGAACTTCCCACCTTGATTCTGGATGAAATCGACACCGGCGTTTCAGGAAAAGTCGCGCAGGAAATGGGAAATGTGATGAAAGAAATGTCGGAAAATATGCAGCTGATCGTGATTACCCATTTGGCGCAGGTTGCCTCAAAAGGTGACAACAACTACAAAGTTGTAAAGCAGGACGTCTCAGGAAAAACCCAATCGAATATTATCCCGCTGAACTCCGGAGAAAAACTTCAGGAAATCGCACAGCTTCTTTCAGGATCAAAAATCACGGAAGCCGCGCTGAACCAGGCAGAAGAACTGATGAAATAG
- a CDS encoding IS256 family transposase, variant Zn-binding type produces the protein MDTISWGKQKGKRRFKCKNCGIYFTLENKSVSLKNKEIWFRKWIIGRQTYEQISIESGYLISTLQRYFNLMLAKAPQLSYSQNKEVYLLIDATYFSNEICLVVFRDDVFKQTQLYRITDGEHFEELREDLQNILDLGVKIGGITCDGDKSLIKAIRKVCPKVPMQRCLVHIQRMCKIWLSAHPKTRAGFELREIACKLHFIDCESKKQYWIRELVDWFEQHKEFINEKSYNEETGRYWYTHKMVRRSFSVIKKALPNMFTFLQNPKIPKTTNGLESFFGHLKGNLNIHRGLTKSRRKKFIQWYLFYKNQK, from the coding sequence TTGGATACCATTTCGTGGGGAAAACAGAAAGGCAAGAGGCGGTTCAAGTGTAAGAACTGCGGGATTTACTTTACGCTTGAAAACAAATCCGTAAGTTTAAAAAATAAAGAGATTTGGTTCAGGAAGTGGATCATAGGTCGACAAACTTACGAGCAGATTTCAATTGAATCCGGATATTTGATCAGTACGCTCCAACGATATTTTAACCTTATGCTGGCAAAGGCTCCACAGCTGAGTTACAGTCAGAACAAGGAAGTCTATCTTTTGATTGACGCCACATATTTTTCCAATGAAATCTGTCTTGTCGTTTTTAGGGACGATGTCTTCAAACAAACCCAACTTTACAGAATAACCGATGGTGAACACTTTGAAGAACTTAGGGAAGATCTTCAAAATATTCTTGATTTGGGTGTAAAAATTGGTGGGATTACGTGCGACGGAGATAAATCCCTGATTAAGGCTATTAGAAAGGTATGCCCGAAAGTTCCGATGCAGAGATGCCTGGTGCATATCCAGAGAATGTGCAAGATATGGCTTTCCGCACATCCTAAAACAAGGGCAGGATTCGAGCTCCGAGAGATTGCGTGTAAACTTCACTTTATCGACTGCGAGTCAAAAAAGCAATATTGGATACGGGAGCTTGTGGATTGGTTCGAGCAGCACAAAGAGTTTATCAATGAAAAATCTTACAATGAGGAAACAGGAAGGTATTGGTATACTCACAAGATGGTGAGGCGAAGTTTTTCAGTGATCAAAAAGGCGCTTCCAAATATGTTCACCTTTCTACAGAATCCTAAGATACCGAAAACCACCAATGGTCTGGAATCCTTCTTCGGACATCTGAAAGGCAATCTGAATATTCATAGAGGACTTACTAAAAGTAGGCGCAAAAAATTCATTCAATGGTATCTTTTCTATAAAAACCAGAAGTGA
- the porD gene encoding type IX secretion system protein PorD: protein MKKFLSILVLILGFNLSFSQELLATVQVNAQQLGGSNTQVFKTLEKNLRDFINNTSWTGKKLQNFEKIKCNFAIVINERPGNSSFKGSIVVQAVRPIFNTTYESPLMNLNDTNFAFEYTENENLIFNERQFSGKNLIDVISFYVYMILGYDGDSYKVRGGQPWFEKAQRISNNSQNQNYAGWSLMEGPKTRAALIDNMMKPEQNTLRNLYYTYHRAGLDNLGKQDQSSAKKIIFDALMQLKTYENSFQMNYPVNIFIDSKKQEIFDIFNNGNNANVNMNDLKGLFVILSPKDIDSKWNKWK, encoded by the coding sequence ATGAAGAAATTTTTATCGATACTTGTCCTGATTCTTGGTTTTAACCTGAGTTTTTCGCAGGAACTTCTGGCGACGGTTCAGGTCAATGCGCAACAACTTGGCGGAAGTAATACCCAGGTTTTCAAAACTTTGGAAAAAAACTTGCGAGATTTCATCAACAACACGAGCTGGACCGGTAAGAAACTTCAGAATTTTGAAAAGATCAAATGCAATTTCGCGATCGTGATCAACGAAAGACCCGGAAACAGCAGTTTCAAGGGAAGCATTGTGGTCCAGGCGGTTCGACCGATTTTTAATACCACTTACGAAAGCCCTTTAATGAACCTGAACGATACCAATTTCGCGTTTGAATATACCGAAAACGAAAACCTGATTTTCAATGAGAGACAGTTTTCCGGGAAAAATCTTATCGACGTAATTAGCTTTTATGTGTACATGATTTTGGGTTATGACGGCGACAGCTACAAAGTTCGCGGTGGACAACCGTGGTTTGAAAAAGCTCAAAGAATTTCAAACAATTCACAAAACCAAAATTATGCGGGATGGTCGCTAATGGAAGGTCCCAAAACAAGAGCCGCACTCATCGACAATATGATGAAACCGGAGCAGAATACTTTGCGAAATCTTTACTACACTTACCATAGAGCCGGCCTCGACAATCTCGGAAAACAGGATCAGTCGAGTGCAAAGAAAATTATTTTTGATGCCTTGATGCAATTGAAAACATACGAAAACAGCTTCCAGATGAACTATCCCGTCAACATTTTCATCGACTCTAAAAAACAGGAAATCTTCGATATCTTCAATAACGGAAACAACGCCAATGTCAATATGAACGACTTGAAGGGACTTTTCGTAATCCTTTCTCCGAAAGACATCGACAGCAAATGGAATAAGTGGAAATAA
- a CDS encoding GLPGLI family protein, producing the protein MKKTGFLVLAFCAQIFFAQANRFIYQVTMKPDAANPSDIKTESAYLDVNKEKSIFYSENRMKRDSTIGRARQTGSFNFDRSQMQSLRSNIDYVIEKDFKTGVKTFKSRIARDQYSYEEDRAMDWKILPETAKIGDYKTQKAETNFGGRTWFAWFTTDVPIQDGPYKFSGLPGLIVKVEDSKGDYSFDLKESKKIAEIFNPDSRGTVMKVKRKDFEKQNAAFRKDPVSFLTSLSSGRGGGMRGENPAISPPTMRTPDPSQRKRMEERIKEEIKSNNNPIELQY; encoded by the coding sequence ATGAAAAAAACAGGTTTTTTAGTTTTGGCTTTTTGCGCACAAATATTCTTTGCACAGGCAAACCGTTTCATTTATCAGGTGACGATGAAACCGGATGCTGCAAATCCTTCCGATATTAAAACTGAAAGTGCCTATCTCGATGTGAATAAAGAAAAATCGATTTTTTATTCTGAAAACCGAATGAAAAGGGATTCAACTATTGGAAGAGCTCGACAAACCGGAAGTTTTAATTTCGACCGAAGCCAAATGCAGAGTTTGCGCTCGAACATCGATTATGTCATTGAAAAAGATTTTAAGACGGGAGTGAAAACCTTTAAATCAAGGATTGCGAGAGATCAGTATTCGTATGAAGAAGATCGCGCAATGGACTGGAAAATTCTTCCTGAAACTGCAAAAATTGGCGACTACAAAACCCAGAAAGCGGAAACGAATTTCGGTGGCAGAACTTGGTTTGCCTGGTTCACCACAGATGTTCCGATTCAGGATGGGCCGTATAAATTCTCTGGTCTTCCCGGCTTGATCGTGAAAGTGGAAGATTCTAAAGGAGATTATTCTTTTGATTTAAAGGAAAGCAAAAAAATCGCAGAAATCTTTAACCCCGATTCTAGAGGAACTGTAATGAAAGTAAAAAGAAAAGACTTCGAAAAGCAAAATGCGGCGTTCCGAAAAGATCCTGTTTCATTTCTCACATCTCTGAGTTCCGGAAGAGGTGGTGGAATGAGGGGCGAAAATCCTGCAATAAGTCCACCAACAATGCGAACTCCTGATCCTAGCCAAAGAAAACGAATGGAGGAAAGAATTAAGGAAGAAATCAAGAGCAACAATAACCCGATTGAGTTGCAGTATTAA
- a CDS encoding fumarate hydratase, producing MAFNYAEPFQIQKDDTQYKKLTSDYIKSEQLGDREILTVDPKGLELLAEKAMEDVSFMLRSAHLQSLRNIIDDPEATDNDRFVAYNLLQNAAVAVEGALPSCQDTGTAICVAKKGENVYTGVDDAEHLSQGIYNTFQNKNLRYSQVVPLTMFDEKNSGSNLPAQIDIYAKKGDSYEFLFLTKGGGSANKTFLYQKTKSLLNEKSLTEWIKTSILDLGTAACPPYHLALVIGGTSAEATMAAVKKASAKYYDNLPTTGDETGRAFRDLEWEKKIQKICQESSIGAQFGGKYLTHDVRVIRLPRHAASCPVGMGVSCSADRNIKAKINKDGIFLEQLETNPARFLPETPPHLEKAVEIDLNRPMPEILAELSKYPIKTRLKLNGTLIVARDIAHAKIKEIIDSGKPMPEYFKNHPIYYAGPAKTPEGMPSGSFGPTTAGRMDVYVDEFQSHGGSMVMLAKGNRSKDVTDACKKHGGFYLGSIGGPAAILAKENIKSVVVVDFEELGMEAVRKIEVKDFPAFIITDDKGNDFFASISH from the coding sequence ATGGCATTCAATTACGCGGAACCTTTCCAGATCCAGAAAGACGATACCCAGTACAAAAAACTCACTTCAGATTACATAAAAAGTGAACAACTCGGCGATCGGGAAATCCTGACCGTAGATCCAAAAGGGCTCGAATTGCTCGCCGAAAAAGCAATGGAGGACGTTTCCTTCATGCTCCGTTCAGCGCATTTGCAAAGCTTGAGAAACATCATCGACGATCCTGAAGCCACCGACAACGACCGTTTTGTTGCCTACAATTTGTTGCAGAACGCGGCAGTTGCAGTTGAAGGCGCACTTCCATCTTGTCAGGATACGGGAACAGCAATCTGCGTAGCCAAAAAAGGAGAAAATGTTTACACCGGAGTTGATGACGCCGAACATTTAAGTCAGGGTATCTACAACACTTTTCAGAATAAGAATTTAAGATATTCCCAAGTCGTTCCTTTAACAATGTTTGATGAAAAAAATTCGGGTTCCAACCTTCCGGCGCAGATTGATATTTATGCTAAGAAAGGAGATTCCTACGAGTTTTTATTCTTAACGAAAGGCGGCGGTTCCGCCAATAAAACCTTCCTTTACCAAAAGACAAAATCGTTACTCAATGAAAAATCTTTAACGGAATGGATCAAAACTTCCATCCTCGATTTGGGAACTGCGGCTTGTCCACCGTATCACTTGGCATTAGTAATCGGCGGAACTTCTGCAGAAGCAACAATGGCTGCCGTGAAGAAAGCATCCGCAAAATATTACGACAACCTTCCAACAACCGGAGACGAAACCGGACGCGCTTTCCGCGATTTGGAATGGGAGAAAAAAATCCAGAAAATCTGCCAGGAATCCTCCATCGGAGCGCAGTTTGGCGGAAAATATTTGACTCATGATGTTCGCGTGATTCGTCTGCCAAGACACGCTGCAAGTTGTCCTGTTGGAATGGGTGTTTCCTGTTCAGCCGACAGAAATATCAAGGCAAAAATCAATAAAGACGGAATATTTTTGGAACAGCTGGAAACCAATCCAGCAAGATTTCTACCAGAAACTCCGCCACATTTAGAGAAAGCCGTAGAAATCGATCTGAACCGACCAATGCCGGAAATTCTTGCCGAGCTTTCAAAATATCCCATCAAAACCAGACTGAAACTCAACGGAACCTTAATCGTGGCGAGAGATATTGCCCACGCAAAAATCAAAGAAATCATCGACAGTGGAAAACCGATGCCGGAATATTTCAAAAACCACCCTATTTACTACGCCGGTCCCGCAAAAACCCCGGAAGGAATGCCTTCAGGAAGTTTCGGGCCAACTACTGCCGGAAGAATGGATGTGTATGTTGACGAATTCCAAAGCCACGGCGGAAGTATGGTGATGCTCGCCAAAGGAAACCGTAGCAAAGACGTAACCGATGCCTGCAAAAAACATGGCGGATTTTACCTCGGCTCCATCGGCGGACCTGCAGCAATTTTGGCAAAAGAAAATATAAAATCTGTAGTAGTTGTTGATTTTGAAGAGCTTGGAATGGAAGCGGTGCGAAAAATCGAGGTCAAAGATTTCCCTGCATTCATCATTACCGATGACAAAGGCAATGATTTCTTTGCAAGCATTTCGCATTAG
- the sufB gene encoding Fe-S cluster assembly protein SufB gives MAKYTEDDLREDLKTKEYEAGFYTDIEYEDFPIGLNEEIIRMISAKKNEPEWMTEWRLESFRIWQKMEEPDWANVKYEKPDFQSIAYYAAPKKKPELASLDEVDPELLKTFEKLGINIEEQKRLTGVAVDIVMDSVSVKTTFQETLKEKGIIFCAISEAIQKHPELVRKYIGKVVPRGDNFYAALNSAVFSDGSFCYIPKGVKCPMELSTYFRINQAGSGQFERTLLIADAGSYVSYLEGCTAPSRDENQLHAAVVELIAMDGAEIKYSTVQNWYPGDADGKGGVFNFVTKRGLCENNAKISWTQVETGSAVTWKYPSCILKGDNSIGEFYSIAVTNHHQYADTGTKMIHIGKNSKSTIISKGISAGKSNNSYRGLVKIMPTAKGARNFSQCDSLLMGNDCGAHTFPYIEMKEPTAQIEHEATTSKIGEDQIFYCNQRGIDTEKAIALIVNGFGKEVLNKLPMEFAIEAQKLLEISLEGSVG, from the coding sequence ATGGCGAAGTATACAGAGGATGATTTAAGGGAAGACCTAAAAACCAAGGAATACGAAGCCGGTTTTTACACCGACATCGAGTATGAAGATTTTCCGATTGGTCTGAACGAAGAAATTATCCGGATGATTTCTGCAAAGAAAAACGAGCCGGAATGGATGACCGAATGGCGATTGGAATCCTTCAGAATCTGGCAGAAAATGGAGGAACCGGATTGGGCAAACGTGAAATACGAAAAACCTGATTTTCAGTCGATTGCTTATTATGCCGCTCCCAAGAAAAAACCGGAATTGGCAAGTTTGGATGAAGTAGATCCCGAACTTTTGAAGACTTTCGAAAAGTTGGGAATCAATATCGAGGAACAAAAACGATTGACCGGAGTTGCCGTAGATATCGTGATGGACTCCGTTTCCGTGAAGACCACCTTCCAGGAAACGCTGAAGGAAAAGGGAATTATCTTTTGTGCGATTTCCGAGGCGATCCAAAAGCATCCAGAGCTCGTAAGAAAATATATCGGTAAAGTAGTTCCGAGAGGCGACAATTTCTATGCAGCGCTGAATTCTGCAGTTTTTTCCGACGGTAGTTTCTGCTACATTCCGAAAGGGGTGAAATGTCCGATGGAACTTTCAACCTATTTCCGAATCAATCAGGCAGGAAGCGGTCAGTTCGAAAGAACCCTGCTCATCGCCGATGCAGGAAGTTATGTTTCTTACCTCGAAGGTTGTACAGCTCCTTCAAGAGACGAAAACCAGCTTCACGCAGCAGTGGTGGAATTGATCGCAATGGATGGCGCGGAAATCAAATATTCGACCGTGCAAAACTGGTATCCCGGTGATGCGGATGGAAAAGGCGGCGTTTTCAATTTCGTAACAAAACGCGGATTATGTGAGAATAATGCAAAAATTTCCTGGACTCAGGTCGAAACTGGTTCTGCTGTAACGTGGAAATATCCAAGCTGTATTTTGAAAGGCGACAACTCCATCGGTGAATTCTACTCCATCGCGGTAACCAACCATCATCAGTACGCCGATACGGGAACCAAAATGATCCACATCGGGAAAAACAGCAAATCGACCATTATTTCTAAAGGAATCTCGGCAGGAAAATCAAACAATTCCTACCGTGGTTTGGTGAAAATTATGCCGACCGCAAAAGGGGCAAGAAATTTCTCCCAGTGCGACTCGCTTCTGATGGGGAATGATTGTGGAGCACACACTTTCCCGTATATCGAAATGAAGGAACCCACTGCACAGATCGAGCACGAGGCGACAACTTCAAAAATCGGTGAAGACCAAATCTTCTACTGCAACCAAAGAGGTATCGATACCGAAAAAGCCATCGCACTGATTGTGAACGGCTTCGGAAAAGAAGTATTGAATAAACTTCCAATGGAGTTTGCCATCGAGGCGCAAAAACTTTTAGAAATCAGTTTAGAAGGAAGCGTTGGATAA
- a CDS encoding HesB/IscA family protein: MIKVSDNAKEKAAVLMKEDGYNPETDYIRVGVKSGGCSGLEYVLKFDNKKEETDQVFEDNGVKIVVDKKSILYLAGTTLDFSGGLNGKGFVFNNPNASRTCGCGESFSL, from the coding sequence ATGATTAAAGTTAGTGATAACGCAAAAGAAAAAGCGGCAGTTTTAATGAAGGAAGACGGCTACAATCCCGAAACCGATTACATCAGAGTCGGCGTGAAAAGCGGCGGCTGTTCCGGTTTGGAATATGTGCTGAAATTTGACAATAAAAAAGAAGAAACCGATCAGGTTTTTGAAGATAACGGCGTGAAAATCGTCGTAGATAAAAAATCTATCCTTTATCTTGCAGGAACAACATTAGATTTTTCCGGTGGATTGAACGGAAAAGGATTTGTATTTAATAACCCAAACGCGAGCAGAACTTGCGGTTGTGGGGAATCATTTAGTTTATAG